In the genome of Pungitius pungitius chromosome 5, fPunPun2.1, whole genome shotgun sequence, the window AATTGATTACAGGTCAGCCGGACTAAGATGAAAGCTCTCTGAAATTAAACTGACATCTTATCGTTTTATGGATCAATTTTCCCGTtgtgttccctttttaagaatTAACACgaaaaaatgtatattagaAGTTGTTCAAAAATGTTTGAGTGGCAGTGTATGTAATGGcaaggaactttttttttctcgattaatgttttatttgtcctCTACAAAGATGTCCGTCTGTCTTCAGCCCCAAAAGCAGCTCGACCCACAGTCAGTCACTGTTTGAGAAACGGATTtgtagatacattttttttttccaggattgAGGATTTCTGTTTTTAAGAAAGCTTGTCCTCCCCCACTTACTAAACAACAAGCCCCTCGACTGCCTGTATGTTACCATGGCAGTGAGCCCGTATTTCCTGCCTCCATCACCACGCACGTTAGGAAGTGCTGGGACTCTAGTGGGAGAACATGCAGTCAAAAGCTTACTCCGTTTtaactgaacacaaaacaattAGCTAACAGTGTACTCTGCTGCGACACTGCTCACCTTCTCCCAAACTAGAGGTATCTCAGTTCGTTCGGTGAAGaggtatttatatttatttgccaCAAAGAAAGCTTAATTGTGTTGTCATGGCGCCACAGACTTGGTAGCTGCACTGTGCGAGGGGACACGCTCTTTGATTACGTCGCTGCTAGTTAACGTTGTCCTAAAAtggcttattttcttttttcaaagaaTTGTGTTGTTGACGGTATTGTAATCAAATTTGTCATGTAAAAAGTTTATTTCGTCAGACTCACAAGGGAGGTACAGTTTGTTATTGAGGACCACCGCCCCCACATGCTTCCCACACCCTAATCCGGCCAGGCAAGGTTGGCTTGCAATCCATTTTGTCTCAAATAATTAAACAGATCAAACCCAAAGTGCCATcagttctgtttttcttcagaaCAGTGTTCATTCATATCATGCATGTGCATTTATGAAACAGGAATGCATCACTCCAATGATGAAACTGGAACAAGCTGATCCAATGTGCGTGGTTGCACTATTCACTAAGCCTAACTAATATAGAATTGATAATAAGATGGTTTTGctttgtgtatatttgtttCACATAGATAGGTGTATCCATCCCTGGTCATCTTGTGTTTTGATGCTATTTCTAAAAACATTTATGCTACAAACACTTGCACTGTGTGAATATTGAATTAACGTTAAGTGCAGTGCTGGGGGAAAAAGtgtacttttttcattttaattcaatgcaaaaagttGATCGAGAGGCCGAAATATACGAATTCTCGCTAGTATTTTTGGAAGCATAAACTGACAAGTTCTAGAGCAAGTTACACAACAATTTATCTTCGTGGTTTTATCCCGGAGAACATTAGCTGACGCGCCCGTACGTCACGAAATGAACCAATCAACGAAGCGGCTTGTTATCTGGGGCGGATGCTTACTACCTGACGCGCTTGCGCAGTTCAATGTTGTGATTATAACCGCAGCAATGTCTGCCTCCATGGTGCGGGCGACCGTCCGAGCGGTCAGCAAAAGAAAGCTATTATCTACGAGAGCCGCACTGACTCTGGTAAGTCATAAACTTTACTTGTATAACGTCACCATGTTTGCCTCTGTTCATACATCGTAATACACAACGTGTGTCGTTTATCCCCCGACGGCGCTACGTTGCGTTTAAGTTAAGCTATAAGTTAGCTAAGCAGGCCAAGTACACTAAGCACAGTCCTGATTATTTTACGTTTACAGAGCTTTTCTCTAATATCACAACGCCATTTTCATCGTACCGAGGAGCTTAaatcggcggcggcgggggcaacgtaacaacaacccccccccccccccccctgttctgaACAACAGCTGCTAACGGGACTTCTCTGCTGGGCTCATCTGTTTTGTAACGTGCGTTCTGCTCTTCTGTTCCGTAACAGCGACAAATAGCTCACTGCATCGCAACAGGCGGTGCAACGTGAACCCACTTTAGTCTTCTGTTATGAAGAAATAAGCTTACTTTTGCTGTCCAGCCAACTCTAATATCACAAGACTCCGTCTCCCAGAATGCAATGGTCAGCCTAACGTCTAGTGTCCCTCAAATAACATGACAAGCTAGCGTGGAaatgtcatttcagtttttgcCCTTGGTGGCATTACCTCTTCATACTGGATACTGTTGCTATAGTATTTATTAGTTACATGTTTGCTAAAAATGTATCCGCTAGTTTCACACTAAAATGTATGATGCCAAGTTGCGTAAGGAAACCTAAATGCAAAAGAAATTGGGCTTTCTTATGTAACATTAGGACGCTTTTTTATTCTAAATCAGAAAGTTCTAACGTTCATGAGATAAATTTGTCACCCATCTTTCTGAGGCCTTTTGCCGTCCAGATCAATTTGTTGCATCCCACTCAAACATAGTTTCTCTTTCCCGTTGGCTAGAGGAAAACGATTGAGGAATAGTAATTGATGCGTTCATGTAAATGGGTTGAGTGACATCACTAGAAGGATGGGCGGgataagaaaaacaaacggTTGAACATCGTACAAAGATAGTGCGAGCCCTTGGTGGTCCGAGCTGATAAAACCAGTGCGCTGAACGTGGCTTAAATGTTAAGTGGCGGGAAGTCTGAACGCTGTGGCAGAGGCCGATGATTCTGCAAAATTTGGAAGAACCATCcccaaaaataataacaatccagAGGAATACACAAgtagcaaaatgttttttttgaccATGAGACTTGTTTGACGGTAAAGTCTGAGACGTCTTCAGTCGGTGACCCTTTTAGATTCGTTCcgtcctgcagcagcaccgCACATACAGATGAACATGCTGGCTTTAAAGGATTCGCACCGAGCTTCATCTCAGGGCCTCAACGGGGGAACGCTGTGATGCCTCCTGCCTCATTTACCATGCATCTGTCCAGAGAGTCATGATGCTTGCTTAAggtctaatgttttttttctgactacATTTGATAATTGCAGACTAAATATGTAGTAGACATGTTTTTGTCGTCGGAAAAGTGgatttatttccttttgaatGCATTCCTTGAAACCAACATGTGTCCGTTGTTCCTTAGGATGCAGGGAGAACAGGTGATACAAAAACTCTGCTCATATTGCTGGtgcataaaatgttttttggtttgGTCCGACCATTCTCCGTCGTTCACATCTCCGTAACGCTTGGAGGGAATTTACCCGCTCATCTCCGATATCCCCTTAAACAGCATCGGCCCACAGGTGGAGGGAAGAGTATTAAACAGCCAAAGAAAGCAACAAACTGCTTCCATGTCAATCCTGTGGGCTTGGTTGACCTTCTGTCTTTTCTCTAGACTCCAGCAGCTGTGAACAAGATCAGGTTTTTGCTGCAGAACAAGCCAGAATATGTGAGTAACCAGCGAGGATGACGCTCGGTGCATGTGCTCATTCGACCATTCCTGTGACTTGACTAAAAAGTCTGTCAATCCACTTTTGTGCGTGCAGCGCTGCGTGTCCTCCACTCCCTTACTGTGCGGTTTTGCGCCTCTTTATAGATCGGTTTGAAGGTCGGGGTGAGAACTCGCGGCTGTAACGGAATGACTTACACACTGGACTACACCAAGGAGAAAGGGAAGTCTGacgaggaggtgctgcaggacGGTGAGTCTCACCCCCATCCTTTCATGGGCACACACAGGAACGGGTGGAGTAGTGATGTCTCTGCTTCCGCTCTCCCCTCCCAGGTGTGCGGGTGTTCATAGAGAAGAAGGCCCAGCTCACCTTGCTGGGAACAGAGATGGACTTTGTGGAGTCGAAGCTGGCCAGCGAATTCATCTTCAACAATCCCAACATTAAGGGCACTTGCGGCTGCGGAGAAAGCTTCAACATCTGAGaatctcctgcccccccccccccctcccggctgCACCTTGCCATTGTTTCGAACCACGTCCCTTCGATGAGGAGCGAGAGACTGAATAGTGATGAGGGCGTCGGGCTCCTGAGGCGCGGCCGCGTTTCCTACTGATGCTCTTACTGCAGACcacttgcacgcacacacacacacacacacacagctcatgtATGCATACACATGCCTCGAGGAAGCTTTGGAATTGGTTCTGTGTCGTCGAACCTCTCAGCCAGTTGGTTTTAGGCTCAGTTACCCCTGATGATAACAATATACGCACACATTATTTTCAGAAAGTCAAATTAGTCGGTAAAGCTTGAATCCATCGGCCCACAGCCAACCTCAGCTGTTTGATGAACACTGTAAGACGGTGTGCTATCATAAGCCCAGCAGTATGCAACATTGAAATAGTTTGTGTCTTGAAACTgcttttttcatttgtaaacTGTATATTTATCTGAGTGTAAATATAAAGATTGTATACCTCCATTGAACCACGCAAGCGCACAAAATAACATCCCTCACACAAGAATACATGAGGATTGTtagattttctctttttttcttttagtttgaTCAAAGCCAAGATGCTGTTCGCACTCTGCAATATGTCATAAATGTacatatgaaataataaatggcTAAATCCAGTAAAACATTGTGGCTGCTGTTTTTAATGATCACTAGTTTAACGGTAAGATTTGTGCCATCATCGCTACATCGTAACTGAAATGGAAAAACCTAGAGTGGTTGTCATGGCGATGGCCCTGGCTGATGATAGAATCTTCATCCCAGCTGTTCCGATGACTGCTGAGTCATCAGAACCTGGTGGATTCTGGCTCACTGTTCAGCTTATAGCCCGGAAacatatttgtttcttttctgtctcctttgtgCTCAGGCAGAAGCAGAATGAGGTACGGCCAGATTGAAAGATTACCTTCAGTCATCACTGCAACACAACGTTTTACATTCTACTGGTGTATTATTTTAAGGTGACGAGGTCATGGACAGTCAAAGCAAGGAAGGAGATTCAGACAGCGGGGACTGTTATGGGTTAAAGGTAATTATTTATCATAATGTTCTTAATCAGTTGCCATATATTGCCATAAAATACCGACCAATCCTGTTCACAACAATGTTTGCCTGGTGATTGGTAGTCCAGCATGAATCCATGATCCATAAATCCGTTTTCCAGTCGACACCAACTGTTAAGGAAAACAACAATACAGAAGCCCACCACACGGTAGTGTGAAAATAGCATGTGATACTGAACGGAGCCAAATAACCCAAAACACAGAGCGACACAATGCTAAAAATCCTAGTTGGGTTGAACTGCAGTGATAATTTACCATCACACATCATTTGATCCATGTCAAAAGGCTTTATTTTAGTGTCGTTGGGTGAAGTTTGGGTAAAGTAGCGGCTCGCCTGCTAGTGTAATGGTACAATTCTCTTCTCCCGAACTTCTGTTGAAATGTTCCACAACAGATTTCAACTAAATAAAGGTACAAATGTATAAGGCTAAAATCAGTTGTGTTGGTTCAATTATAGTGAGTAGTATTTAGTAATACTTCTTAAACACTAAGGAAAGTACAAGAAAGAACAAAATTATTAACAAATCAAATAACACAATCATCAGTAGAGAAAATTCCACACTTTCAGCCTGCACTGTTGAAAAGTGAATTCATTAATGATTTACAAAAAGGCTAAACATGAAACCATTTAGATGATTCAGTTTATAAACTTAAAAGGGACTTTTGGGGGGAGAGGAGATAGTGTAGTCTGTAGTGTTTCATAGGTCAGTTATATTAACAGCATCTTATTATGTAGATTCATTTttagtggaggaaaaaaaaattaaatccacaCACAGGATGGAGTCAAACTTTATTTTAGTAGTGGGGGACATACCAGGGTCTGAATGATGGTCTTTTTCTACATAGGCAGTGTTGTGTCCAGtcctaaaaaaaataagttatccGCATCTCTCTGAACtactgctgttaaaaaaaaattccttcTTGAGACAGTTTATCCGCAGAATACGAGTGGGTCCGACTGCAATCCACTTCTGAAAACAGGTTGGAGATACAGTTAATATTAAAAagcaagttttttttcccccacaaagtttgaaataaaaatctcTTAAGCAAAAGAGGACTTAAAGCCCATCTATATGTGCTAAAAAAATTAAAGGCAAAAATTGTCTGGTTATCATGTTGCTACTCTTTtggtgtctttagtgtccattgtgaattgTCAGAGCAGTGTTGTCTCTTGAAATACTGGTTGGTGTattttccagcatttagcaggtggtcttgtggctgacccagcagacagcaaacAGTTTTCATTACGTCGTATGTTGATTCTCTATTGAAGATATCCTggccaaaaaacagagatgccaaaacacatcccagtgcccacatgtcaatggcttctgatatggggaggcccaaggtcacttctggtgctcggtaTGCAGAAGGTTGAATAATCATTCCATCCCATACTCTCCAGGCTGGCATGGCCAAACCAAAATCTATTAATTTAACTCTGAAGGGCTCATCTTGGTGGTTGACGAGCATAATGTTGTTAAGTTTCATGTCTATGTAAAGGAGGCCGATACTCTTCAGGGCGTTAAATGCTTCAAGTAGCTGATTAGTTATGGGgcggatttcattaagagtcaatgGTCCTTCTCTCTCTACCATCAAATCGTAAAGACTCCtgtctagcaactcaaaagCGATGCAAGACATGTCATCAACTATGAAACTGTCCATGAatgtcaccaagttgtttttctctgggtCAAGGGTGCTGAGCTTTTTCAGGATCTTTACTTCTTCGGCGTAATCATTAACGTCTTTGAGAAACTTTAT includes:
- the isca1 gene encoding iron-sulfur cluster assembly 1 homolog, mitochondrial; this translates as MSASMVRATVRAVSKRKLLSTRAALTLTPAAVNKIRFLLQNKPEYIGLKVGVRTRGCNGMTYTLDYTKEKGKSDEEVLQDGVRVFIEKKAQLTLLGTEMDFVESKLASEFIFNNPNIKGTCGCGESFNI